A single region of the Chryseobacterium culicis genome encodes:
- a CDS encoding GEVED domain-containing protein — protein MKKTILCGALLLSLSVSAQQKKDWCDFDNEQRVHQKQNAEIDEMVRNIRNKIISSNQNAAAKNGSAYKIVNGVYEIPVVVHVIAPTGAAIGTAYNKSDAQIQTWLDNCNQMYAGTYQWAQGIPADFGNAATMPIKLVLAKRDPSCNATTGIVRYNGGTLAGYDTYGVKRSGANGVTTDQVKSIAPHWPEASYFNIYIMNKVDGGGTYGIMGWAGLPQNADANYESFMKSFVVTLSDDITLAHEFGHSMGLLHTFGNANAQPPQGTTSTTYCPAMTNNDCTKDDDQVCDTERSRSLLNDPAPTNNDMNYCTGANYQGVQYNMMNYTNPIAFKFTNGQHDRAALYFFLMRGSLSTSLGATAPSSAAAIGTPIAATCNPTGISTPDNYFVGPTLVKLGSINNASTGYWQNNASFYEDYTGSSCLKATATELSATGTHNLQVNVSGSNNDVRVWIDYNNNGTFEASELVSSVDNIAADPVTEIGTHSTTITAPASVVLNTPLRMRVLVDDENSNMTPCGQLKYGQVEDYTVKFVTNLATSEVKADNGDLTVYPNPVATGEKIFIKAKNGKNLKVSISDMSGRLVSTPSVTEEGSGVFKVDQQLEKGIYMIQISNGKDNKSSKLIIK, from the coding sequence ATGAAGAAAACTATCCTTTGTGGGGCATTGCTACTATCCCTTTCAGTATCGGCACAGCAAAAAAAAGATTGGTGTGACTTTGATAATGAACAGAGAGTACACCAAAAGCAGAATGCGGAAATTGATGAAATGGTTCGTAATATCCGTAACAAAATTATTAGCAGTAATCAAAATGCAGCTGCTAAAAATGGAAGTGCATACAAAATTGTAAATGGAGTTTACGAGATTCCTGTAGTAGTGCACGTAATAGCGCCTACAGGAGCTGCTATTGGTACAGCTTATAACAAGAGTGATGCGCAAATTCAGACGTGGTTGGATAATTGCAATCAAATGTATGCGGGTACTTATCAATGGGCTCAGGGAATTCCTGCAGATTTTGGTAATGCGGCTACAATGCCGATTAAATTGGTATTAGCTAAAAGAGACCCAAGTTGTAATGCTACTACAGGTATTGTTAGATATAACGGGGGAACTCTTGCAGGATATGATACTTATGGGGTGAAACGTAGTGGCGCAAATGGTGTTACTACGGACCAGGTTAAATCAATTGCACCGCACTGGCCCGAGGCATCTTACTTTAATATTTATATCATGAATAAAGTAGATGGTGGCGGAACATATGGTATCATGGGATGGGCAGGCTTGCCTCAAAATGCTGATGCTAACTACGAATCCTTTATGAAATCTTTTGTAGTTACTTTATCGGATGATATTACTTTAGCGCACGAATTTGGACATAGTATGGGATTACTTCATACATTTGGTAATGCTAACGCTCAGCCACCACAAGGGACTACTTCTACTACTTATTGCCCTGCAATGACTAATAATGATTGTACTAAAGATGATGATCAGGTATGTGATACAGAAAGATCAAGAAGCTTACTGAATGACCCTGCGCCTACTAACAATGATATGAATTATTGTACAGGGGCAAACTATCAGGGAGTACAGTATAACATGATGAACTATACCAATCCAATTGCATTTAAATTTACAAATGGACAGCATGACAGAGCAGCTCTATATTTCTTTTTAATGAGAGGATCTTTGAGTACTTCATTAGGAGCTACAGCCCCTTCTTCTGCTGCAGCAATTGGAACACCTATTGCAGCGACATGTAATCCTACAGGTATTTCTACACCAGATAATTATTTTGTAGGACCAACTCTTGTAAAACTGGGAAGTATTAATAATGCATCTACAGGATATTGGCAGAATAATGCCAGTTTTTATGAAGACTATACAGGATCAAGCTGCCTGAAAGCTACAGCTACAGAACTTTCAGCAACTGGTACTCATAATCTTCAGGTAAATGTATCAGGCTCGAATAATGATGTGAGAGTTTGGATTGATTATAATAATAATGGAACGTTTGAGGCTTCTGAACTGGTAAGTTCTGTTGATAATATTGCTGCAGATCCGGTTACAGAAATTGGTACTCACAGCACTACCATTACGGCTCCTGCTTCAGTAGTACTTAATACTCCACTAAGAATGAGAGTTCTTGTAGATGATGAGAATTCTAACATGACTCCTTGTGGACAATTAAAGTACGGACAAGTTGAAGATTATACTGTAAAATTTGTTACCAATTTAGCAACAAGTGAAGTGAAAGCTGATAATGGTGATTTAACAGTTTATCCTAACCCGGTAGCTACCGGAGAGAAAATCTTCATTAAAGCTAAAAATGGTAAGAACTTAAAAGTTTCTATTTCTGATATGTCAGGAAGGTTGGTATCAACTCCATCTGTAACTGAAGAAGGAAGTGGTGTTTTCAAAGTAGACCAGCAGTTAGAAAAAGGAATTTATATGATTCAGATTTCTAATGGAAAAGACAATAAGTCTTCCAAACTGATTATCAAATAA